From Syngnathus scovelli strain Florida chromosome 14, RoL_Ssco_1.2, whole genome shotgun sequence, one genomic window encodes:
- the exoc3l4 gene encoding exocyst complex component 3-like protein 4 isoform X2, which translates to MSMMDPGSQIHYHDTDASKKTPGVLETFRNSIRLAAEKGPLTPGSRGSKNQSPPTPVRALHSPVLSGVTSPLRSAAALFQTKEDDDDQPQKSKAVMRSRTEPSMARLDSLLKKGASIRRSLRFSSKKDKRQDAFLAVQEEAVAKEENEEEEEETCEEMEETYTLPELPPVPLSVMQISKLIEMEVLEEAHLHLLALRAEFQQERLGLENSPVELAKKEKDLSLLYTDLRLKLASIVRTSVSLPARNKGLLVHVARIIQEEDKRAQEPGGLQGSWMDAWREAVDQGARDKVEGVHPEPTNHSNASWLAVHLGLLGKALLEDLEKVKCELRWSYPPSFQVFATYVRAYHTAVKRHLGTLEGRAVELKDLYALLDWIVHRYRSRTMMGSPALEPEMRLADVDLRPDGDLLLTLRDKFCRTVQEDLRATLDRLVELENEEMWSTGKHPDMDDDGFLSSSFHMDICTKVRGNVVNAGHVDAELEGDVIASCLAELKDFPKRFHGEFWRRCLSLPLWSEYQVVYINSFQALECHMEECYAGSNPNGVAAMSEEVTWLLQALQDGLQQRFKEDVKPYLRRMMTRKWLTNDDDFDALHARAELLARHCEALRPPHRQEVASTVHLHMLKEYVGQLMKNNYSCKKRKHGKAAGKMRAQCRRIADVFRHMGSQENWLDPVGEHLSDIVGLKNQGDIKDHLQPLLNQYPDFSSRHLMAVLAFRGVLRGREHQRIMCRFNQLRKNAIAMTTGDQAHNPNDRSCSLFGNMEAAVRADCLSDVSVFCFTFVFPGE; encoded by the exons ATGTCGATGATGGACCCCGGCTCCCAAATCCATTACCATGACACCGACGCCTCCAAAAAGACACCGGGGGTGCTGGAGACCTTCCGCAACAGCATCCGGCTGGCAGCCGAGAAAGGTCCTCTCACGCCAGGGTCCAGGGGGTCCAAGAACCAGTCACCCCCCACGCCAGTCCGAGCGCTGCATTCTCCTG TTTTGTCAGGCGTCACGTCGCCACTGAGGAGCGCGGCGGCGCTCTTCCAGACCAAAGAGGATGACGACGATCAGCCGCAGAAAAGCAAAGCTGTGATGCGTTCAAGGACAG AACCGAGCATGGCCCGACTGGATTCTCTCCTGAAGAAGGGCGCATCCATCCGTCGCAGCCTGAGATTCAGCTCCAAGAAGGACAAGCGACAGGACGCCTTCCTCGCCGTCCAGGAGGAGGCCGTGGCCAAGGAAGAaaatgaagaagaggaggaggaaacatGCGAGGAGATGGAGGAGACATACACGCTGCCTGAACTGCCGCCCGTTCCTCTCTCGG TAATGCAGATCAGCAAGctaatcgaaatggaggtcctgGAGGAGGCGCACCTCCACCTGCTGGCTCTGCGGGCAGAGTTTCAGCAGGAGCGTCTTGGCCTGGAGAACTCTCCCGTCGAGCTGGCTAAGAAGGAGAAGGACCTGAGCCTTCTGTACACCGACCTCCGCCTGAAGCTGGCCTCCATTGTGCGCACCTCCGTCTCGCTCCCCGCCAGGAACAAGGGGCTCTTGGTCCACGTGGCCCGCATCATCCAGGAAGAGGACAAGCGGGCCCAGGAACCCGGCGGTCTGCAGGGGAGCTGGATGGACGCCTGGAGGGAAGCAGTGGACCAGGGCGCCCGAGACAAGGTGGAGGGCGTCCACCCGGAACCGACCAACCACAG CAACGCCTCATGGCTGGCGGTCCACCTGGGCCTTCTGGGCAAGGCGCTGCTGGAGGATCTGGAGAAGGTCAAGTGCGAGCTGCGCTGGTCCTACCCGCCCAGCTTCCAGGTCTTCGCCACCTACGTGCGCGCCTACCACACCGCCGTCAAGCGGCACCTCGGCACGTTGGAGGGCCGCGCCGTGGAGCTCAAGGACCTCTACGCCCTGTTGGACTGGATTGTGCACCGCTACCGCAG TCGGACAATGATGGGAAGTCCCGCCCTGGAGCCCGAGATGAGGCTCGCTGACGTCGACCTGCGCCCAGATGGCGACTTGCTGCTGACGCTCAGAGACAAGTTCTGCCGCACTGTCCAG GAGGACCTGAGAGCAACTCTGGACCGCTTGGTGGAgctggagaacgaggagatgtggAGCACCGGAAAGCATCCCGACATGGACGACGACGGCTTCCTCTCGTCCAGCTTCCACATGGACATCTGCACG AAAGTACGAGGAAACGTTGTGAATGCGGGACACGTGGACGCCGAGCTGGAAGGAGACGTGATCGCTTCCTGTCTGGCAGAGCTAAAGGATTTCCCCAAGAG GTTCCACGGCGAGTTTTGGCGGCGCTGCTTGTCGCTGCCGCTGTGGAGCGAATACCAAGTTGTCTACATCAACAGCTTCCAGGCCTTAGA GTGCCACATGGAGGAATGCTACGCGGGCTCCAACCCGAATGGGGTGGCGGCAATGAGCGAGGAGGTCACGTGGCTCCTGCAAGCCCTCCAGGACGGCCTCCAGCAGCGTTTCAAGGAGGACGTCAAG CCGTACCTGCGCAGGATGATGACGAGGAAGTGGCTGACCAACGACGACGACTTTGACGCCCTGCACGCCCGGGCTGAACTTCTGGCGCGCCACTGCGAGGCCCTGCGTCCACCGCACCGCCAG GAAGTGGCGAGCACGGTGCACTTACACATGCTGAAGGAGTATGTGGGCCAGCTGATGAAGAACAACTACTCGTGCAAGAAGCGCAAGCACGGCAAGGCGGCCGGCAAGATGCGAGCGCAGTGCCGCCGGATTGCTGACGTCTTCCGCCACATG GGCTCGCAGGAGAACTGGCTGGACCCCGTCGGGGAGCACCTGAGTGACATCGTGGGCCTGAAGAACCAAGGCGACATCAAAGACCACCTGCAGCCTCTACTGAACCAGTACCCGGACTTCAG CTCGAGGCACCTGATGGCCGTGTTGGCGTTCCGCGGCGTGCTGCGTGGCCGCGAGCATCAGCGCATCATGTGCAGGTTCAACCAGCTGAGGAAGAACGCTATAGCCATGACAACGGGCGACCAGGCTCACAACCCGAACGACAGGAGCTGCTCGCTCTTCGGCAACATGGAGGCGGCGGTTCGCGCCGACTGCCTGTCAGACGTCTCCGTCTTCTGCTTCACCTTCGTCTTCCCTGGCGAATAG
- the exoc3l4 gene encoding exocyst complex component 3-like protein 4 isoform X1 — MSMMDPGSQIHYHDTDASKKTPGVLETFRNSIRLAAEKGPLTPGSRGSKNQSPPTPVRALHSPVLSGVTSPLRSAAALFQTKEDDDDQPQKSKAVMRSRTEPSMARLDSLLKKGASIRRSLRFSSKKDKRQDAFLAVQEEAVAKEENEEEEEETCEEMEETYTLPELPPVPLSVMQISKLIEMEVLEEAHLHLLALRAEFQQERLGLENSPVELAKKEKDLSLLYTDLRLKLASIVRTSVSLPARNKGLLVHVARIIQEEDKRAQEPGGLQGSWMDAWREAVDQGARDKVEGVHPEPTNHSNASWLAVHLGLLGKALLEDLEKVKCELRWSYPPSFQVFATYVRAYHTAVKRHLGTLEGRAVELKDLYALLDWIVHRYRSRTMMGSPALEPEMRLADVDLRPDGDLLLTLRDKFCRTVQEDLRATLDRLVELENEEMWSTGKHPDMDDDGFLSSSFHMDICTKVRGNVVNAGHVDAELEGDVIASCLAELKDFPKSRRRRRNDEWVGGDATTESLDCGSFARSSMKGEPPLMCRFHGEFWRRCLSLPLWSEYQVVYINSFQALECHMEECYAGSNPNGVAAMSEEVTWLLQALQDGLQQRFKEDVKPYLRRMMTRKWLTNDDDFDALHARAELLARHCEALRPPHRQEVASTVHLHMLKEYVGQLMKNNYSCKKRKHGKAAGKMRAQCRRIADVFRHMGSQENWLDPVGEHLSDIVGLKNQGDIKDHLQPLLNQYPDFSSRHLMAVLAFRGVLRGREHQRIMCRFNQLRKNAIAMTTGDQAHNPNDRSCSLFGNMEAAVRADCLSDVSVFCFTFVFPGE, encoded by the exons ATGTCGATGATGGACCCCGGCTCCCAAATCCATTACCATGACACCGACGCCTCCAAAAAGACACCGGGGGTGCTGGAGACCTTCCGCAACAGCATCCGGCTGGCAGCCGAGAAAGGTCCTCTCACGCCAGGGTCCAGGGGGTCCAAGAACCAGTCACCCCCCACGCCAGTCCGAGCGCTGCATTCTCCTG TTTTGTCAGGCGTCACGTCGCCACTGAGGAGCGCGGCGGCGCTCTTCCAGACCAAAGAGGATGACGACGATCAGCCGCAGAAAAGCAAAGCTGTGATGCGTTCAAGGACAG AACCGAGCATGGCCCGACTGGATTCTCTCCTGAAGAAGGGCGCATCCATCCGTCGCAGCCTGAGATTCAGCTCCAAGAAGGACAAGCGACAGGACGCCTTCCTCGCCGTCCAGGAGGAGGCCGTGGCCAAGGAAGAaaatgaagaagaggaggaggaaacatGCGAGGAGATGGAGGAGACATACACGCTGCCTGAACTGCCGCCCGTTCCTCTCTCGG TAATGCAGATCAGCAAGctaatcgaaatggaggtcctgGAGGAGGCGCACCTCCACCTGCTGGCTCTGCGGGCAGAGTTTCAGCAGGAGCGTCTTGGCCTGGAGAACTCTCCCGTCGAGCTGGCTAAGAAGGAGAAGGACCTGAGCCTTCTGTACACCGACCTCCGCCTGAAGCTGGCCTCCATTGTGCGCACCTCCGTCTCGCTCCCCGCCAGGAACAAGGGGCTCTTGGTCCACGTGGCCCGCATCATCCAGGAAGAGGACAAGCGGGCCCAGGAACCCGGCGGTCTGCAGGGGAGCTGGATGGACGCCTGGAGGGAAGCAGTGGACCAGGGCGCCCGAGACAAGGTGGAGGGCGTCCACCCGGAACCGACCAACCACAG CAACGCCTCATGGCTGGCGGTCCACCTGGGCCTTCTGGGCAAGGCGCTGCTGGAGGATCTGGAGAAGGTCAAGTGCGAGCTGCGCTGGTCCTACCCGCCCAGCTTCCAGGTCTTCGCCACCTACGTGCGCGCCTACCACACCGCCGTCAAGCGGCACCTCGGCACGTTGGAGGGCCGCGCCGTGGAGCTCAAGGACCTCTACGCCCTGTTGGACTGGATTGTGCACCGCTACCGCAG TCGGACAATGATGGGAAGTCCCGCCCTGGAGCCCGAGATGAGGCTCGCTGACGTCGACCTGCGCCCAGATGGCGACTTGCTGCTGACGCTCAGAGACAAGTTCTGCCGCACTGTCCAG GAGGACCTGAGAGCAACTCTGGACCGCTTGGTGGAgctggagaacgaggagatgtggAGCACCGGAAAGCATCCCGACATGGACGACGACGGCTTCCTCTCGTCCAGCTTCCACATGGACATCTGCACG AAAGTACGAGGAAACGTTGTGAATGCGGGACACGTGGACGCCGAGCTGGAAGGAGACGTGATCGCTTCCTGTCTGGCAGAGCTAAAGGATTTCCCCAAGAG cagaagaagaaggagaaatgatgagtgggtgggtggtgaTGCAACTACAGAAAGCCTTG ACTGTGGTAGTTTTGCGCGTTCAAGCATGAAAGGCGAACCACCGCTCATGTGCAGGTTCCACGGCGAGTTTTGGCGGCGCTGCTTGTCGCTGCCGCTGTGGAGCGAATACCAAGTTGTCTACATCAACAGCTTCCAGGCCTTAGA GTGCCACATGGAGGAATGCTACGCGGGCTCCAACCCGAATGGGGTGGCGGCAATGAGCGAGGAGGTCACGTGGCTCCTGCAAGCCCTCCAGGACGGCCTCCAGCAGCGTTTCAAGGAGGACGTCAAG CCGTACCTGCGCAGGATGATGACGAGGAAGTGGCTGACCAACGACGACGACTTTGACGCCCTGCACGCCCGGGCTGAACTTCTGGCGCGCCACTGCGAGGCCCTGCGTCCACCGCACCGCCAG GAAGTGGCGAGCACGGTGCACTTACACATGCTGAAGGAGTATGTGGGCCAGCTGATGAAGAACAACTACTCGTGCAAGAAGCGCAAGCACGGCAAGGCGGCCGGCAAGATGCGAGCGCAGTGCCGCCGGATTGCTGACGTCTTCCGCCACATG GGCTCGCAGGAGAACTGGCTGGACCCCGTCGGGGAGCACCTGAGTGACATCGTGGGCCTGAAGAACCAAGGCGACATCAAAGACCACCTGCAGCCTCTACTGAACCAGTACCCGGACTTCAG CTCGAGGCACCTGATGGCCGTGTTGGCGTTCCGCGGCGTGCTGCGTGGCCGCGAGCATCAGCGCATCATGTGCAGGTTCAACCAGCTGAGGAAGAACGCTATAGCCATGACAACGGGCGACCAGGCTCACAACCCGAACGACAGGAGCTGCTCGCTCTTCGGCAACATGGAGGCGGCGGTTCGCGCCGACTGCCTGTCAGACGTCTCCGTCTTCTGCTTCACCTTCGTCTTCCCTGGCGAATAG
- the LOC125980627 gene encoding tumor necrosis factor alpha-induced protein 2: MISDATQKHGGFKWSTLSSWSDPKRKAATEKKGGHKLKLPKLWGNKAAQVRRNSVSATDGRTEIQNIHEDTEPVAAPAPLAPPVPLTFEEHLSALHLSEAGRLLLAREERLFRGTEAAREGRRQEDVDALAADRRALEEAVLQTLGNSLDEANTDVLTSAVTFMQQEEECDALWEQRGGMSPPWRLRDWRRVHDETLQGLVKVRMDTPATLSTEQSSIQADLQGMGRQLRCDLLLVAKRVKPCYPRHSDICRQYAAWYHQCIGARLRELADFGLDDRDCTFLLRWVNDYYPQLLQEPQLAADIDTRGLQELLPANLLSPLEEQYLICQQRELTTYVGRILDQAREAWTKGEEPPIEDECFVSPMAYDIIQIVNGMVNAAVKVLGDLQKAQNLIHHLHILLQRFQTFQADVIKCNGANSTAFVKANLGCVAQFRDFLTTHSHLFPEDVRENCLSVLANMRQSAHMFLLCPVHKNLKPHYRKLFSREWLKKSTIGRLRSGLEEEMLQLQSLPESAHQELIGRLHQEVSAKYVSRLLRGEIRLKDKQQQQQAAINVDDDARHLHDFFATHGSKEAWLQEALSMMAEVLKLQDLPAIQFQVASLGSAFPDLSEKHVLSLLKMKSNLTKEDKNNVKAVLAEISPDSSQSRPFFSFVVLK, encoded by the exons ATGATATCAG ACGCAACGCAGAAACATGGCGGCTTCAAGTGGTCGACGTTGTCATCCTGGTCCGATCCCAAGCGGAAGGCGGCTACGGAGAAGAAGGGGGGCCACAAGCTGAAGCTGCCCAAGCTATGGGGGAACAAGGCAGCTCAAGTCAGGCGTAACAGCGTCTCCGCAACAGATGGACGGACAGAGATACAAAACATCCATGAGGACacag AGCCAGTGGCGGCGCCAGCACCACTGGCGCCACCGGTGCCGCTGACCTTCGAAGAGCATCTTTCGGCGCTCCACTTGAGCGAGGCGGGGCGGCTACTGTTGGCCCGAGAGGAGCGTCTGTTCAGGGGCACCGAGGCGGCCCGGGAGGGACGTCGACAAGAGGACGTGGACGCCCTGGCAGCCGACCGCCGAGCCTTGGAGGAGGCGGTGCTGCAGACGCTTGGGAACTCCCTGGACGAGGCGAACACCGACGTGCTGACATCGGCCGTGACCTTTATGCAACAGGAGGAGGAGTGTGACGCGTTGTGGGAGCAGCGCGGGGGCATGTCGCCGCCCTGGAGGCTCAG GGACTGGAGGCGAGTGCACGACGAGACCCTGCAAGGCCTCGTAAAGGTGCGCATGGACACCCCGGCCACGCTGTCGACGGAGCAGTCGTCCATCCAGGCCGACTTACAGGGCATGGGCCGGCAGCTGAGGTGCGACCTCCTGTTGGTGGCCAAGCGCGTCAAGCCCTGCTACCCGCGCCACTCAGACATCTGCCGGCAGTACGCCGCCTGGTACCACCAGTGCATCGGCGCCAGGCTAAGAGAGCTGGCCGACTTTGGGCTGGATGACCGCGACTGCACCTTCCTGCTGCGCTGGGTCAACGACTACTACCCGCA ATTGCTTCAAGAACCTCAACTGGCCGCCGACATCGACACCCGCGGCCTTCAAGAGCTCCTGCCTGCCAATCTCCTCTCACCTCTGGAGGAACAATACCTCATCTGTCAGCAG CGAGAGCTGACCACGTACGTGGGACGCATCCTGGACCAGGCTCGGGAGGCCTGGACCAAAGGAGAAGAGCCGCCCATTGAGGATGAATGCTTTGTCAGTCCAATGGCCTATGACATCATTCAG ATAGTAAACGGCATGGTGAACGCAGCGGTGAAGGTGCTGGGCGACCTGCAGAAGGCTCAGAATTTGATCCATCACCTGCACATCTTGCTTCAAAG GTTCCAGACTTTCCAGGCTGACGTCATCAAGTGCAACGGAGCAAACAGCACTGCTTTTGTCAAAGCCAACCTCGGCTGCGTGGCACAGTTCAG AGACTTCCTGACGACGCATAGCCATCTGTTCCCGGAGGACGTTCGGGAAAACTGCCTGAGCGTTTTGGCCAACATGAGGCAAAGCGCGCACATGTTTCTGCTCTGCCCTGTGCACAAGAACCTCAAG CCGCACTACCGGAAACTGTTCAGCCGAGAGTGGTTGAAGAAGTCCACGATCGGGAGGCTGCGGTCCGGCCTGGAGGAGGAAATGCTTCAACTGCAAAGTCTGCCAGAGTCCGCTCACCAG GAGCTGATTGGCCGGCTACACCAGGAAGTGTCTGCTAAATATGTTAGCAGGCTCCTGAGGGGAGAAATCAGGCTGAAGgacaaacagcagcagcagcaggcagcCATTAACGTGGACGACGACGCGCGCCATTTGCACGACTTTTTCGCCACACAC GGCTCCAAAGAGGCGTGGCTTCAGGAGGCTCTCAGCATGATGGCTGAAGTCCTGAAGCTCCAGGATCTCCCTGCCATCCAGTTCCAGGTGGCCTCGCTGGGAAGCGCTTTCCCTGACCTTAG TGAGAAACATGTGCTGTCTCTGCTCAAGATGAAAAGCAACCTCACCAAGGAGGACAAGAACAACGTGAAGGCCGTCTTGGCAGAAATTTCCCCTGACTCTAGCCAATCGCGGCCTTTTTTCTCATTCGTGGTGCTCAAATAG
- the asmt2 gene encoding acetylserotonin O-methyltransferase 2 isoform X1, with the protein MAEHLSQSELDYPFKLLEYFNGFRVSKVIFSACELGVFDLLTTSPCALSAQQVAQSLHASVDGTERLLDALVGIKILHVELQDGTALYSSTDVASVYLAKSGAKSLHDMALYQSQTIYPLWNNLADAVREGKNQNRKTFGIPPEEVFQAIYRSEEEMLKFMGLMDSSWVLDGHDVVTAFCLDGFRNIVDFGGCTGALARELAKAYPSSSVTVFDMPAVVETATQRFLRENDTFTFQSGDFFHGELPAADLYVLARILHDWSEDKCLTLLKRIYDICKPGGGVLLVEAMLLESRRGPIQAQLFSLNMLVQAEGRERPPSEYTGMLRRSGFRDVQLCRTGKSYDAILARR; encoded by the exons ATGGCCGAGCATCTTTCACAGAGCGAGCTTGACTATCCGTTTAAACTACTCGAGTACTTCAACGGCTTCAGGGTGTCAAAG GTGATCTTCTCCGCCTGCGAACTGGGGGTCTTCGACCTCTTGACGACGTCGCCGTGTGCCCTGAGCGCCCAGCAGGTAGCGCAGTCCTTGCACGCCAGCGTAGATGGAACAGAGCGACTGCTGGACGCCCTGGTGGGCATCAAGATACTCCACGTGGAGTTGCAGGACGGGACAG CTCTTTACAGCAGCACCGATGTGGCCAGCGTGTACTTGGCCAAAAGTGGCGCCAAGTCGTTGCACGACATGGCGCTCTACCAGTCGCAAACCATCTACCCACTGTGGAACAACCTGGCGGATGCCGTCAG GGAAGGCAAGAATCAGAACCGGAAAACTTTCGGCATTCCACCCGAGGAGGTCTTCCAAGCCATCTACAG GTCTGAGGAGGAGATGCTGAAGTTCATGGGTCTGATGGACTCATCCTGGGTGCTGGACGGACACGACGTGGTGACGGCATTCTGCCTTGATGGCTTCCGGAACATCGTTGACTTTGGAG GCTGCACGGGTGCGCTGGCCCGCGAGTTAGCCAAGGCATACCCTTCGTCCTCCGTCACCGTGTTTGACATGCCGGCAGTGGTGGAAACGGCCACCCAGCGCTTCCTGCGGGAGAATGACACCTTCACATTCCAGAGTG GAGATTTTTTCCACGGTGAACTTCCTGCTGCTGACTTGTACGTCCTGGCTCGCATCCTCCACGACTGGTCGGAGGACAAATGTCTGACACTTCTCAAGAGGATCTACGACATCTGCAAACCAG GGGGAGGTGTGCTGCTGGTGGAGGCCATGTTGCTAGAGAGCCGGCGGGGCCCCATCCAGGCACAGCTCTTCTCGCTCAACATGCTGGTGCAGGCAGAAGGCCGCGAGCGCCCGCCTTCCGAGTACACTGGGATGCTCCGACGGAGTGGCTTCCGCGATGTGCAGCTGTGCCGCACAGGGAAATCCTACGACGCCATCTTGGCTCGCAGATAA
- the asmt2 gene encoding acetylserotonin O-methyltransferase 2 isoform X2: protein MAEHLSQSELDYPFKLLEYFNGFRVSKVIFSACELGVFDLLTTSPCALSAQQVAQSLHASVDGTERLLDALVGIKILHVELQDGTALYSSTDVASVYLAKSGAKSLHDMALYQSQTIYPLWNNLADAVREGKNQNRKTFGIPPEEVFQAIYRSEEEMLKFMGLMDSSWVLDGHDVVTAFCLDGFRNIVDFGGDFFHGELPAADLYVLARILHDWSEDKCLTLLKRIYDICKPGGGVLLVEAMLLESRRGPIQAQLFSLNMLVQAEGRERPPSEYTGMLRRSGFRDVQLCRTGKSYDAILARR from the exons ATGGCCGAGCATCTTTCACAGAGCGAGCTTGACTATCCGTTTAAACTACTCGAGTACTTCAACGGCTTCAGGGTGTCAAAG GTGATCTTCTCCGCCTGCGAACTGGGGGTCTTCGACCTCTTGACGACGTCGCCGTGTGCCCTGAGCGCCCAGCAGGTAGCGCAGTCCTTGCACGCCAGCGTAGATGGAACAGAGCGACTGCTGGACGCCCTGGTGGGCATCAAGATACTCCACGTGGAGTTGCAGGACGGGACAG CTCTTTACAGCAGCACCGATGTGGCCAGCGTGTACTTGGCCAAAAGTGGCGCCAAGTCGTTGCACGACATGGCGCTCTACCAGTCGCAAACCATCTACCCACTGTGGAACAACCTGGCGGATGCCGTCAG GGAAGGCAAGAATCAGAACCGGAAAACTTTCGGCATTCCACCCGAGGAGGTCTTCCAAGCCATCTACAG GTCTGAGGAGGAGATGCTGAAGTTCATGGGTCTGATGGACTCATCCTGGGTGCTGGACGGACACGACGTGGTGACGGCATTCTGCCTTGATGGCTTCCGGAACATCGTTGACTTTGGAG GAGATTTTTTCCACGGTGAACTTCCTGCTGCTGACTTGTACGTCCTGGCTCGCATCCTCCACGACTGGTCGGAGGACAAATGTCTGACACTTCTCAAGAGGATCTACGACATCTGCAAACCAG GGGGAGGTGTGCTGCTGGTGGAGGCCATGTTGCTAGAGAGCCGGCGGGGCCCCATCCAGGCACAGCTCTTCTCGCTCAACATGCTGGTGCAGGCAGAAGGCCGCGAGCGCCCGCCTTCCGAGTACACTGGGATGCTCCGACGGAGTGGCTTCCGCGATGTGCAGCTGTGCCGCACAGGGAAATCCTACGACGCCATCTTGGCTCGCAGATAA